taaaagtatgaacaaccatgaaccttttacttatttacttaatttatctctttatatcatgcactttaatttcatgttgttagttattggtcaagtgttactagttaatcttgatctcattaatcttgaacttaaagttaactttaaaagttcaagaacatataaatgaaactttttaattataacttggtacacttatggtagatctagacttttgagtcttggatcttcaagatcaaactaagaactatgttctacaactcaagatcttgatttcataagtttacttcaagtttgtaacttgtttttacttttaaagttcatgtaagtgttagatctaagaccttgatgtaactttggttcatcaacttcatacaactcataagtgagttgatctacatgtcttagactcacacttgtgtcataattgtcaaaacttagttagtattacttttacatttcatgtatgtgctaaatctaagactttgatgaaactttgattcatcaaaacacttgcaacacttaagtgagttgtgcttcatgtcttagacttgcacttgggttatgatggtcaaaccatggtaaagatgatgtaaacacatcaatgagttgtacacttgaagccatatgcatcaaggatgagaaccatgatgaacatcaagcaccaaaacccaccggaacccatttatctttctgtttctgtttacagcctactgttctgctgtgtctgtaacagaccagtaaaccTGCGCTGCTataaccttgattttcaaatagctctgttcgagtagataacttttcatataggactcgtcttaatccgagttacggtttaggatttatggccctccgatcgtcactatgtcctttaacgttgtgcaggaatttctgacctactcgcacttagaccgtcgccacggtcaaacgaagacgagtttcttCTGTACATTTTACcaaacttaaaggactcatatacggagacatggccactggtctcaccttaattcagtaagggtagagaccgtggtgactgatcgaaatcagcctttgttttaaactactttcataaacgaaacctactttacgccttttgtttgatgatgactgatgatgacctttaagaccttatttacatacttttaaacctattcggacgatttactgatttagtactatttgacttaggttgaggactttcggaccgattacttgcacacttttcccgattcgactttaccgctactttatcattgtgagttatagcattccctttttactttaacttattttgggaactgagaatacatgcggattttatgttttacatactaggcacgagtacttaaacttatatatgtgtgggttatacaacggcagaaacattccctttagctcggtaacgtttaatcattggtttttgaaccgtgaacgcgaatcttagatatggatccatagggtttgacatccccactcgggctagtagcgctagcatttaacgagtgtttaatacttcgtagacatacgcacttgccaagtgtactttcagggggtataaacgttaagttagttaccaagtgcccacggttaacatatactttatcatactattttgaaacgctctttgtagcactgaaatctcgtggcctaccttacattactgttatacttaaactatagctcaccaacctttgtgttgacgttttaaagcatgtttttctcaggtgcttgaggttagcttccgctgtgtactagtcgtgctgtagacacccactgcttagagttgttattgcatgaactactttattttgcattcaaacattagtacttttgaactatgacttgtaacgaccgttgtggtcacatacacttattatttgcttctacttagtgaagcatgcttttggattgtaaaacattcgatgttggtttagacatcactttattaatgaatgcaaactctttttgaaaacgcatatagtacttaaccttgtaatgatcctgttgttgatgattcgtacacgatggttttgtacggggcgtcacagaggTGATTCAAATGTTTGATTCTGGCGGTATCAAAAGTCATAGCTGAGAGGAGATCGGGAGTTGCTATGGGTGTTTGAACAACAATGACAGTTGAGGTGGTTATTGGTTTCTAGTTCCgaaaagtagtgttgaagaccttgtatcgaaagtatgCTCTTTCGGCATTGATGAGTTTGTGTGTCCCATGTTTGATTGGCAGTATAATGGTGTTTTGACGTTCTTGGTTGGAATGGAGATTGATGTTCGGGTTTCTTCAAAATCTTGATAGGATTTCAGATTTGTTGTTTCTAGTTGCGTATGATTATCTTTCATTTTTTAATGGTGTTGTTACTTTTCAATTTTCTACATTCATATAAGGTTTAATGTTTGTCACTTCAGGTCATCAGATCTCCTCATTTGTAATTTGTCGGATTGTTTCGatctaaatatatatgtgtgtgtgtttgcgcGGGAAAAAAATAGGGAACATTTTCATGGCACGTGGTATTTCAGTGTACAATATTATACTATACCATACCGTActctattatattatattatattatattatattatattatagtcAAAACTTGTATAGAGGGTGGTTATCTACTAAAGGTGGCGTCGTCACTAGGGTTTACATGATTGTCAGTTTTCATGCTTGCGACTGTGGTTTTGTCGCGTCAGCTTCGTTTTCTGTTGTGCTTTCTGTTTGTACCAGACAACAATCTCCTTGTTCGATATATGGTTTGAGCTCTGGCGACGggaccgttttttttttttttttgcagttgggATTCTCTGTGTTGCGGCTTGTCCATCATTTTTCTGATTTTATGCGAATACGACGGTGTTCGGCGTTCTCCCGACGTTCCATTGTGCTTTGTTGGAAATCGTTTTGGTCTGGCAGATACGTCGGGATCTAGGGTAGCCTTTTCCCAACAGCACCAATGAGAAGTTAATTACTAATAAAATTCAAGAGTTTTTAGGGGTTGAGATTCCATAGACCATAGTAAACTCTTTCTCCTTGTGTGTCAAGAGGAGTTATGGGAAACCTTTGCTCAGTTGATGGGTCAAATTTTTATTCCATTCAATGGGTCAAATTTTTATTCCACTCAATGAAGGTAATGGCTTGGAAATTGACCGCCAACACTTCGAGGTCCGCTTGCTTAACTTCATTTTCTATTTATCCACCCTATGGGTTGTTAGGTTTTGTTTCAGTTAGCTAGTTTATTAGTTCTCATACTTGTTGTGTTTGTTGAATATGCTAGTTTCTTATTCTATTTGTATCAATTTGTACTTGTTGATCTTCGGATCCATTATATTTATCTAATTATCATTTTTCGCCTAAAATAAAAAATTAACGATAAGTATAAATCATCACAAGATAGCTCAGTAGTTGAGGCTCTGAGTTCCTTGTTGGTTTCAAGTTCAAATCCTTCTAAGAAAAATATCGAGAAGTATAGTCATCAAAGTTCATGCTCGTATTGTTATGGTTGTAACTTGTATGCATGTAGCATTCAAACTACGGGTTAAGTTTACTTGGTTAATTAAAAGATTTGTTACCACCACCAGTTAATCATTCTCTCATTTATCTGCTCAATCATCACAGTGACCAAGCATAATCAAAATAGAGGTCGTTCGTACGTCACATCTTCTAAGACTTATGATATCAAAACCATGAGTTACCAACAGATTTAAGTATATCCAGCTTGTTTAAACATTATTCGAATTATATCTTCACATTATCGGAAAGAAGATATCAAATGAACCAAAGAAATGTAGATCATTGTAAATAAGTAaccaattcttttattaaaattgaaAAAGGTTCAATATAATTATCCTATTGCCCAGTACAGAATTCAAGTTTCAGCATTACAAGGCAAAACCCGGTACATCTATTACTACTTCTTCCTCATCTGAATGCATCCATATAACATATCTGTGTAAACACACATCTTATCCAAGGAAATTCATAATCACCAAATGCAGAACCAAATTGCATAGAACAAAATCCGCAAAAGCACGCTCTGGAGGTAAATCCTACAAAAATCAACAAATAAACGTTGCGTGTTTAGAGATGGAAGCAGaagttacacacacacacacataacatGTGGTTTCGGATGGTGATTTCAACCCATTGGTAGCTGAACAGGTCAAATTGGGTTATATACTCTACCACAAATAGGTCAAATGGCTAAACTTTCAAACTTTGCTAACACGTAATAGGCTTTAGAAAGGCCAAATTACCAAAATCACCAAAGTGTTTATCTAAAATCTAAAATATGATTAATTTGAATGTTCAAGAAAATAAAGGAAAAAATGTGTATAAGGGTTGACCCAGCCTACATGGTTCGACCCATTAAACCAACCAACCCTAACTGCCCATTTTGCCATCTGTATGTTACATTACTGCATTTCTAGTGACAATAAGTTAATGGAATGTTACATTATTTTCATACTTTTATGCAGTGTTGtaaaaaaacggaaaaaacgggggtgtagactggggtgtagacggattttggagtgccccgtcccgtttatacataaaacgtttgaaaaaacggaaatcgtccaaaaaacggtcaaaagacggtcaaacacggtctGAGACGGGGAAAAACGGGTTTTTTtgatttttttcaagtttttttttttttttttttaatattaaacgttgtgctattacttagggcttctttttttatgtttgaaatgttgaagtatttaaacatgtgtgaaatgcttatgtttggaataatgtaatgtacaatatatatataatatataacatttttatttaaaagtcaacgttagtcaacatccgtctagacctccgtctcgaccccgtctcgacccttttaggacccgaccgtctcgaccccgtctcgcgtcttttgcaaccttgctttTATGCAACAACAACAAAGATACCTTGAATTCCTTGTTTTCTTTGTTGACTTGAATACGAAGACAAACTGTAGTGCAATGATAAGATAGTGAGTGGCCAAAACAATAAGTTTAACTAACATTGGAAAACATCCATCCatgataaataaaattatatatagctTACCAGCGAGGACAGCTGTCCCTACACAAGAAAGCACACCCGAGAGAAAAGAGTTGAATGGGAACGATCCAACTATTGCCATATAAACCACCTGGAAATAAACAAATCAATTTAAGCATCGTTTTGAGTTTCACTTAAATAGAAAGAATGTGAGAAAAGGCAAATGAAGATGTTTTCACATTTGTTTTTGTGTTTCCCCTAATAGAAGTATAAATAATAAtgcgttgttattattaatataaacacaGCTGTGAATAGGGCACCTGATTGCAACTTGATTTTACTGTGGAAATATCATCACTATTTAGTTAAGAGATGGATAAAATCAAACCGAATACACGGTTATCACATTTGCAATTCTGGTAATTAGGTGAATCAAGAGTAATTACTAATTTACTATGTACCGATGGTATCTGTATAAGATGTCAGTAGACTTCGAAATTACATATTACGAACAGAGCCGATTTACATCATGATTTAGCAAAATTGAACAAATTACTAATAACTTCAACAACCAATTAAAGCAAAGGCCACCAAAAGTAACTATAAACTCACTTAAAGGCCTTTCATAATATATAGATTATAACCACATTAAAAAATCTATAATGTACGCTTAAAATCACATTCAGGTGAATAAGAACCACTGATAGAGATGCACTAATGTGACTATAGTTATTAACACAGCTAAAGTCAAATTTTAATTATCAAATATGTTGACCAtataatcaa
This genomic window from Rutidosis leptorrhynchoides isolate AG116_Rl617_1_P2 chromosome 2, CSIRO_AGI_Rlap_v1, whole genome shotgun sequence contains:
- the LOC139891546 gene encoding dolichyl-diphosphooligosaccharide--protein glycosyltransferase subunit DAD1, with amino-acid sequence MGKSATTKDDAQALFHSLRSAYSATPTNLKIIDLYVVFAVSTALIQVVYMAIVGSFPFNSFLSGVLSCVGTAVLAVCLRIQVNKENKEFKDLPPERAFADFVLCNLVLHLVIMNFLG